A genomic stretch from Herpetosiphonaceae bacterium includes:
- a CDS encoding TatD family hydrolase — MPLIDTHAHVHIDAFNADRAAVLERARAAGVAKLINIGYDLPSSHASATLAARHPQIYATAGIQPHYSLITTTEHLDEIAALLQQPKVVALGEIGLDYHHNRAPQDAQHALFRTQLALAREHGMPVVIHARDAQADTVRILSESARGLTIVMHAFSGDWAYASACLELGAYISLAGPVTFPKATELHEVAQRVSLDRLLIETDCPYLSPHPFRGKRNEPARVHFVAERIAALRGIPYDDLVQAAWDNAHSVFPKLQAISYG, encoded by the coding sequence GTGCCATTAATCGACACCCATGCCCATGTGCATATCGATGCGTTCAACGCCGACCGAGCGGCGGTGCTGGAGCGTGCCCGGGCGGCAGGCGTGGCAAAGCTGATCAACATCGGCTACGATCTGCCGTCGAGCCATGCCAGCGCCACGCTAGCCGCGCGGCACCCGCAGATCTACGCCACCGCCGGGATTCAGCCGCACTACTCGCTCATCACCACCACCGAACACCTCGACGAGATCGCCGCGCTGCTGCAACAGCCCAAGGTGGTCGCGCTCGGCGAGATCGGGCTGGACTATCACCACAACCGCGCGCCGCAGGATGCACAGCACGCGCTGTTTCGGACGCAGCTTGCGCTGGCTCGCGAGCACGGCATGCCGGTGGTGATCCACGCCCGCGACGCGCAGGCCGATACCGTGCGTATCCTGTCGGAGTCCGCGCGCGGCCTGACGATCGTGATGCATGCCTTTAGCGGCGACTGGGCCTACGCCTCGGCGTGCCTTGAGCTGGGCGCGTATATCTCTCTGGCCGGACCTGTCACCTTCCCCAAAGCCACCGAGCTTCACGAGGTCGCGCAGCGTGTCTCGCTCGATCGCCTGCTGATCGAAACCGACTGTCCCTACCTGTCGCCGCATCCGTTCCGGGGCAAGCGTAACGAGCCGGCGCGCGTCCACTTCGTGGCTGAACGAATCGCTGCGCTACGTGGTATACCATACGACGACCTTGTGCAGGCAGCCTGGGATAACGCGCACAGCGTGTTTCCCAAGCTGCAAGCTATATCTTATGGCTGA
- a CDS encoding type II toxin-antitoxin system PemK/MazF family toxin produces the protein MTTMMPPKLVYKRGDVVLVLFPNSNLQTAKRRPALVIQADNLQTGLSQVIVAMITGRTFRANHPSRVLIQQGTPEGQQSGLLSDSVVMTDNLTTIIETAIDRVIGTLPMAQVDAALRRTLAL, from the coding sequence ATGACGACTATGATGCCGCCAAAGCTTGTCTATAAACGGGGCGATGTTGTCTTGGTGCTCTTTCCGAATTCCAACTTACAGACGGCGAAGCGGCGTCCTGCGCTAGTCATCCAGGCGGACAATCTACAAACTGGACTATCACAGGTAATTGTGGCGATGATTACTGGACGTACTTTTCGCGCCAATCATCCCAGCCGCGTTCTTATCCAGCAAGGTACACCCGAAGGGCAACAATCGGGGCTACTTAGCGACTCTGTCGTGATGACGGACAATCTTACGACTATTATAGAAACGGCGATTGATCGGGTTATTGGAACCCTACCAATGGCTCAAGTTGATGCAGCCCTCCGCCGTACGCTAGCGTTATGA
- a CDS encoding GAF domain-containing protein, with protein MTVSSIDSLLPELHQRLESSSSQTLGLIDELVREADTQAWRARAFCLGYMWHDEQRPPDDLARLGLTLAPSLQLDPANLVSELLLGYAASREDSRSREWEHRLMRQVAELDGLHHIVSAANSSLDLEASLQTVAETVANVMSTDVCSVFLFDRNTGNLTMRATHGLDHGAIGHVVIRLGEGATGWAAQEGQPLVIQDVLEDQRFKVVPRLDERPYRSIICVPIILFASSPDDYVGDQLQGVISVQAIGPRAFREEEVHFLEVVAGELAFSIANAQRYQETDERLHQKIRELSTLQRVSAAIAATLDLGTVLNLIVEQAVVLSSSDRADIFQCDDECREIELIASWGGRWDERLRRVILRSITEAHPVAIANAYDDMRFPELAALAYSEGYHSLFCLPLRIGERVIGAIVLYTRQQRYFDYEQVRLLSSFADEAAIAIENARLFKEAKRSLRIKSTLLQEMHHRVRNNLQTISALLTMQYRRLDADSPGAAALAQSAGRIQAIAAVHNLLCREDIGVTTVQEIARQVVDNAHTGLVGESPVNFEVLGKPVPISSREATVIALIINELVNNALSHGVSIDGGVVQVEAWQSGHEACIEVRDDGPSKPPAPHKPSSGLGLSIIETLASADLGGSFSLNLDAEWSRAQVRWPYTPPKFFTEPDGDGG; from the coding sequence ATGACTGTTTCGTCTATCGATAGCCTGCTGCCTGAGCTCCATCAGCGCCTTGAAAGCAGCAGCTCGCAGACGCTCGGCCTGATCGACGAGCTGGTGCGCGAGGCCGACACACAGGCGTGGCGGGCGCGCGCCTTCTGCCTGGGCTACATGTGGCACGACGAGCAGCGACCGCCGGACGATCTGGCCCGGCTGGGGCTGACCCTCGCGCCGTCGCTCCAGCTCGATCCGGCTAATCTGGTCAGCGAGCTGCTGCTGGGCTACGCCGCGTCGCGTGAGGATAGCCGCTCGCGGGAGTGGGAGCACCGGCTGATGCGTCAGGTAGCCGAGCTTGACGGGCTGCACCATATCGTCAGCGCGGCCAACTCGTCGCTCGACCTTGAGGCATCGCTCCAGACCGTTGCCGAGACGGTCGCCAACGTGATGAGCACCGATGTCTGCTCGGTCTTTCTCTTCGATCGCAACACCGGCAACCTGACGATGCGCGCAACACATGGCCTGGATCATGGCGCGATCGGTCATGTGGTGATCCGCCTCGGCGAGGGCGCGACCGGCTGGGCGGCGCAAGAGGGACAGCCGCTCGTGATTCAAGACGTGCTGGAAGATCAGCGCTTCAAAGTGGTGCCGCGTCTCGACGAGCGCCCGTACCGCTCGATCATCTGCGTGCCGATCATCTTGTTTGCCAGCTCGCCCGATGATTATGTAGGCGATCAGCTTCAGGGCGTGATCAGCGTGCAGGCAATCGGGCCGCGCGCCTTCCGCGAAGAAGAGGTCCACTTTCTGGAAGTGGTCGCGGGCGAGCTGGCCTTTTCGATCGCCAACGCCCAGCGCTACCAGGAGACAGACGAGCGGCTGCATCAGAAGATTCGTGAGCTAAGCACGCTTCAGCGCGTCTCCGCCGCGATTGCGGCCACCCTTGATCTCGGCACGGTGCTCAATCTGATCGTGGAGCAGGCGGTGGTGCTTTCGTCGTCGGATCGCGCCGATATTTTCCAGTGCGACGACGAGTGCCGCGAGATCGAGCTGATCGCCTCGTGGGGCGGGCGGTGGGACGAGCGGCTGCGCCGGGTGATCCTGCGCTCGATCACCGAGGCGCATCCGGTGGCGATCGCCAACGCCTACGACGACATGCGCTTTCCCGAACTGGCGGCGCTGGCCTACAGCGAGGGCTATCACTCGTTGTTTTGCCTGCCGCTGCGGATCGGCGAGCGGGTGATCGGCGCGATCGTGCTCTATACCCGTCAGCAGCGCTACTTCGACTACGAGCAGGTGCGGCTGCTGTCGAGCTTTGCCGACGAGGCGGCCATCGCGATCGAGAATGCGCGGCTCTTCAAAGAGGCCAAGCGCAGCCTGCGGATCAAATCGACGCTGTTGCAGGAGATGCATCATCGCGTGCGCAACAACCTGCAAACGATCTCGGCGCTGCTGACGATGCAGTATCGGCGGCTGGATGCCGACTCGCCGGGCGCGGCGGCGCTGGCTCAGTCGGCGGGGCGGATTCAGGCGATTGCCGCCGTGCATAATCTGCTGTGCCGCGAGGACATCGGCGTGACCACCGTGCAGGAGATCGCGCGGCAGGTCGTCGATAACGCACATACCGGATTGGTGGGCGAGTCGCCCGTCAACTTCGAGGTGCTCGGCAAGCCAGTGCCGATCTCGTCGCGTGAGGCCACGGTGATCGCGCTGATCATCAACGAGCTGGTCAACAACGCGCTGTCGCATGGAGTCTCAATCGACGGCGGCGTGGTGCAGGTCGAGGCATGGCAGAGCGGCCACGAGGCCTGCATCGAGGTGCGCGACGATGGGCCGTCGAAGCCGCCCGCGCCGCACAAGCCAAGCAGCGGGCTGGGCCTGTCGATCATCGAGACGCTGGCCTCAGCCGACCTCGGCGGCTCGTTCAGCCTCAACCTCGACGCCGAGTGGTCGCGGGCGCAGGTGCGCTGGCCCTACACGCCGCCGAAATTCTTTACCGAACCGGACGGAGATGGTGGGTAG